The Ferviditalea candida genome contains a region encoding:
- a CDS encoding LacI family DNA-binding transcriptional regulator — protein MKTTIYDVAKQAGVSIATVSKVISGKGKISKKRREQILKIMEELNYQPSMIASALVGKKTYTIGLLIPDISNPFFAEIARAIEDQAHQSGYSIIICSTDNKDERVERYISLLEQKSVDGIIIGTGVENIEILRRLETRSIPFVMISRESTALAVDTVVSDDYIGGILAAQHLAELGHRRFAILSENLKVSSSRERIRGFKQGLSDMNIPFDDKNIVICDYRVEEGRRCAYELLQYTEKPTAIFCCNDLLAIGAIQAAKQLGIKVPDALSIVGFDDTILASVTDPPLTTIAQPIDRMGKQAFNLLIDNLMNSESVKQRIVLRPELIIRQSTQHAKR, from the coding sequence ATGAAAACTACTATTTATGACGTGGCCAAACAAGCCGGGGTGTCAATCGCAACTGTTTCCAAAGTTATTAGCGGAAAGGGTAAGATCAGCAAAAAGCGGCGCGAGCAAATTCTAAAAATCATGGAAGAGCTCAATTACCAGCCGAGTATGATCGCTTCCGCGCTTGTGGGGAAGAAGACCTATACCATAGGGCTATTAATACCCGATATTTCCAATCCCTTCTTCGCGGAGATTGCGCGCGCGATAGAAGATCAAGCCCATCAATCTGGTTATAGCATTATCATCTGCAGCACGGATAACAAAGACGAACGCGTTGAGCGATATATCTCTTTGCTAGAGCAGAAAAGCGTCGACGGTATCATCATCGGAACCGGTGTCGAAAATATTGAAATATTGAGGCGGCTTGAAACGAGGTCTATTCCCTTCGTGATGATTTCACGGGAATCGACAGCACTGGCAGTGGATACCGTTGTTTCCGATGATTATATCGGGGGCATTCTGGCGGCGCAACATCTTGCCGAGCTCGGACATCGCCGGTTTGCCATACTTTCCGAGAATTTGAAGGTAAGCAGCAGCCGCGAACGAATCCGGGGCTTCAAGCAGGGATTATCGGACATGAATATTCCGTTTGACGACAAAAATATTGTCATCTGCGATTACCGGGTGGAGGAAGGAAGGCGGTGCGCTTATGAATTGCTGCAATATACGGAAAAACCAACGGCTATATTCTGCTGCAACGATTTGCTCGCGATCGGCGCCATACAGGCGGCCAAGCAATTAGGGATCAAGGTGCCCGATGCTCTTTCGATTGTCGGCTTTGACGACACCATTCTGGCTAGCGTAACGGATCCGCCGCTTACGACGATCGCTCAGCCGATTGACCGGATGGGTAAACAGGCTTTCAACCTTTTAATCGATAATTTGATGAATAGCGAATCCGTCAAGCAACGGATCGTTCTCCGGCCTGAACTTATTATTCGTCAGTCTACGCAGCATGCGAAACGTTGA
- the fba gene encoding class II fructose-1,6-bisphosphate aldolase produces MTLVSMSTMLKKALEGGYAVGQFNLNNLEFTQAILLAAEAEQSPVILGVSETYIPYMGGLKTIAGMVKSLIEHYRISVPVALHLDHGSSYEVCIRAIHAGFTSVMIDASHHDLEHNIDVSLRVTEAAHAIGASVEAELGRITGREDDLVVNAEEGIYADPEDCVRLVRETGIDCLAPALGSVHGPYRGQPKLGFERMVVIQRLTGLPLVLHGGSGLPKEEILQAISCGTAKINVNTDNQMACTATIRAYLQKNTDAYDPRNYLIPAREAVQASVQDKMRLFGSAGKFGESLLPQTHYM; encoded by the coding sequence ATGACACTCGTTTCTATGTCGACCATGCTGAAGAAGGCACTGGAAGGAGGATATGCAGTCGGCCAGTTTAACTTGAATAACCTGGAATTCACGCAGGCAATTCTGTTGGCGGCTGAAGCAGAGCAATCTCCTGTGATTCTTGGGGTCAGCGAGACATACATCCCTTATATGGGAGGTCTGAAGACGATTGCGGGGATGGTGAAGTCGTTGATCGAACATTACCGGATTTCTGTTCCGGTCGCTCTTCATCTCGACCACGGATCCTCCTATGAGGTATGTATTCGCGCAATTCACGCAGGTTTTACCTCAGTTATGATCGACGCTTCGCATCACGACTTGGAACACAATATAGATGTATCGTTACGTGTTACGGAGGCTGCCCATGCTATCGGAGCATCCGTCGAAGCGGAGCTCGGCCGAATTACCGGCAGAGAGGACGATCTCGTCGTTAATGCTGAGGAAGGCATATATGCGGACCCAGAGGATTGCGTAAGGCTGGTGCGCGAGACGGGGATCGACTGCTTGGCTCCCGCTCTTGGCTCCGTTCATGGCCCTTATCGCGGTCAGCCGAAGCTAGGATTCGAACGGATGGTCGTGATTCAGCGGCTTACCGGCCTTCCGCTTGTTCTGCATGGTGGCAGCGGCCTGCCGAAAGAGGAGATTCTGCAGGCGATTTCCTGCGGCACCGCCAAAATCAATGTCAATACCGACAATCAAATGGCTTGTACGGCAACGATTCGAGCTTACTTGCAAAAAAACACCGATGCGTACGACCCAAGGAACTATTTGATTCCGGCGCGGGAAGCGGTTCAAGCGTCGGTTCAAGACAAGATGCGGCTGTTCGGCAGCGCGGGGAAATTCGGGGAGAGTTTACTTCCGCAAACTCACTATATGTAG
- the iolG gene encoding inositol 2-dehydrogenase: protein MTKIKIGIIGAGRIGKIHADNLLLHPSVEIVAISDLFAGPELEAWASARGIDTLTKDSSEIIQHPNIDAVFICSSTDTHVPLIKQAAKAGKHIFCEKPISMEIGQTEEALEAVQQSGIKFQIGFNRRFDHNFKRVKEHVAGGTIGEPQIVKITSRDPSPPSRDYIKASGGLFMDMAIHDFDMARFLSGSEVVEVYTHGGVLIDSVFAEFDDVDTAIITLKFASGALGVIDNSRKAVYGYDQRVEVFGSKGSVSIANDHPNTAVVSTEKGISSDKPLHFFLERYTKAYVEETQKFIDSLVTGTPVPVDGHDGLQAERIALAAKLSYRLNRAVKLSELEELRR, encoded by the coding sequence ATGACAAAGATAAAAATCGGCATTATCGGGGCCGGACGAATCGGAAAAATTCATGCGGATAATCTGCTGCTGCATCCGAGTGTGGAAATCGTCGCGATCAGCGATCTGTTCGCCGGACCGGAACTTGAGGCTTGGGCGTCTGCCCGGGGAATCGATACTTTGACCAAGGACAGCTCCGAAATTATTCAACATCCGAATATTGACGCCGTGTTTATATGCTCCTCCACAGACACGCATGTCCCGCTCATCAAGCAGGCTGCTAAAGCGGGCAAGCATATTTTCTGCGAGAAGCCGATCAGCATGGAGATAGGACAGACGGAAGAAGCGCTTGAGGCGGTTCAGCAATCCGGCATCAAGTTCCAGATCGGCTTTAATCGCCGCTTTGACCATAATTTTAAGCGGGTGAAGGAGCATGTGGCAGGCGGCACGATCGGCGAGCCCCAAATTGTGAAAATTACGTCCCGGGATCCAAGCCCTCCATCAAGGGATTATATTAAAGCATCTGGCGGTCTGTTTATGGATATGGCGATCCACGACTTTGACATGGCACGATTCTTGTCCGGCAGTGAGGTCGTTGAAGTGTACACGCATGGGGGCGTTCTCATCGATTCGGTGTTTGCCGAATTCGACGATGTCGATACTGCGATCATTACCCTGAAGTTCGCCAGCGGTGCTCTCGGCGTCATTGACAACAGCCGCAAAGCGGTATACGGGTACGATCAGCGCGTGGAAGTGTTCGGTTCAAAGGGCAGCGTTTCGATTGCGAATGATCACCCTAACACGGCGGTAGTAAGTACGGAAAAAGGCATCTCTTCAGATAAACCTTTGCACTTCTTCCTTGAGCGTTATACAAAGGCATATGTGGAAGAAACCCAGAAATTTATCGACAGCTTGGTTACCGGTACGCCTGTTCCGGTTGATGGCCATGACGGACTGCAAGCGGAGCGAATTGCGCTTGCCGCGAAGCTGTCCTATCGCTTGAACCGCGCCGTCAAACTCAGCGAGCTTGAAGAGTTGCGCCGCTAA
- a CDS encoding CoA-acylating methylmalonate-semialdehyde dehydrogenase, whose protein sequence is MNQVLKNWIGGRWVDARTSLHDPVYNPATEEILAYLPLSTREDVEQAVEAAKEAFKTWSSTPVPRRARILFKYQQMLVDNWEELARLVTLENGKSYNEAYGEVQRGIECVEFAAGAPTLMMGKQLPDIATNLESGMFRYPVGVVGGITPFNFPMMVPSWMFPLAIACGNTFVLKPSERAPSLANRLAELLHEAGLPGGVFNIVHGAHDVVNGILEHPSISAVSFVGSQPVAEYVYKRGSENGKRVQALAGAKNHSIVMPDADLNLAVKEIINAAFGSAGERCMACSVVVAVGEIGDTLVRRLVEAADNLTIGNGLEEGVFLGPVIRKPHQEKTFKYIEIGEKEGALLLRDGRKDAASCGKGYFVGPTLFDQVQAGMKIWNDEIFAPVLSIVRVGTLEEAIEVANRSDFANGACIFTKSGAAMRQFRETIDAGMLGVNLGVPAPMAFFPFSGWKKSFYGDLHVNGTDGVEFYTRKKMITTRW, encoded by the coding sequence ATGAATCAAGTGTTGAAGAACTGGATCGGAGGAAGGTGGGTCGACGCTCGAACGAGCCTGCATGATCCCGTTTACAATCCGGCGACGGAAGAGATTCTCGCTTATCTACCGCTATCCACGAGAGAAGATGTTGAACAAGCGGTTGAAGCTGCAAAGGAAGCATTCAAAACATGGAGCAGCACCCCGGTTCCGCGACGGGCCAGAATCCTGTTCAAATACCAGCAGATGCTCGTGGACAACTGGGAGGAGTTGGCCCGTCTTGTCACTCTAGAGAACGGAAAAAGCTATAATGAAGCCTATGGCGAGGTGCAGCGCGGGATCGAATGCGTAGAGTTTGCCGCCGGAGCCCCGACTCTGATGATGGGCAAGCAGCTTCCCGATATTGCAACGAATCTGGAATCCGGCATGTTTCGGTACCCGGTAGGCGTTGTAGGCGGTATCACCCCGTTTAATTTTCCGATGATGGTGCCTTCCTGGATGTTTCCGCTCGCGATCGCTTGCGGCAATACGTTTGTGCTGAAGCCTTCGGAGAGGGCGCCGAGTCTGGCCAACCGCCTTGCCGAGCTGCTTCATGAGGCAGGCCTTCCTGGAGGGGTATTCAATATTGTTCACGGGGCGCATGATGTCGTCAACGGCATTTTGGAGCATCCGTCCATTTCGGCTGTTTCCTTCGTCGGCTCCCAGCCTGTGGCCGAGTATGTTTATAAGAGGGGTTCCGAGAACGGAAAGCGAGTGCAGGCGCTCGCCGGCGCCAAGAACCACTCGATTGTCATGCCGGACGCTGACCTGAATCTTGCCGTAAAAGAAATCATCAACGCCGCTTTCGGTTCGGCCGGCGAACGCTGCATGGCCTGCTCCGTAGTCGTGGCGGTCGGTGAAATCGGTGATACACTCGTCAGGAGGCTGGTGGAAGCAGCAGATAACTTGACGATCGGCAACGGGTTGGAAGAAGGAGTGTTTCTGGGGCCGGTCATCCGTAAACCTCACCAAGAAAAGACATTTAAGTATATCGAAATTGGGGAGAAAGAAGGTGCTCTGCTCTTACGCGATGGTCGGAAAGACGCTGCATCCTGCGGCAAAGGTTATTTTGTCGGTCCAACACTGTTCGATCAAGTTCAAGCCGGGATGAAGATTTGGAACGACGAAATTTTCGCACCGGTGCTGTCCATCGTTCGTGTCGGAACGTTGGAGGAGGCTATCGAAGTTGCCAACCGCTCAGATTTCGCCAACGGGGCTTGTATCTTTACGAAAAGTGGAGCTGCCATGCGGCAATTTCGCGAAACGATAGACGCGGGTATGTTGGGTGTGAACTTGGGCGTTCCTGCGCCAATGGCGTTCTTCCCGTTCTCCGGCTGGAAGAAGTCGTTCTACGGCGATTTGCACGTGAACGGAACGGACGGTGTGGAGTTTTACACTCGCAAAAAGATGATAACGACCCGCTGGTAA
- a CDS encoding sigma 54-interacting transcriptional regulator — MEMPILLLGESGTGMELFAQSIHSSSSRSRHPFIAVNCSAIPESLVESELFGYEKGSFTGANRDGGKGKFEAANLGTIFLDEIGDMSLHVQAVFITGYKGFKCSFLPFANVTILLKSPSIC, encoded by the coding sequence ATGGAGATGCCCATTCTGCTGCTCGGGGAAAGCGGGACCGGAATGGAGCTTTTCGCCCAGTCGATCCACTCGTCCAGTTCAAGATCGCGGCATCCCTTCATTGCCGTCAATTGCAGCGCCATTCCGGAAAGTCTTGTGGAAAGCGAATTGTTCGGATACGAGAAAGGCTCTTTTACCGGCGCCAATCGGGATGGGGGAAAGGGGAAGTTTGAAGCGGCCAATTTGGGGACAATTTTTCTGGATGAGATCGGCGATATGTCGCTTCACGTACAAGCCGTATTTATTACCGGTTACAAGGGATTCAAATGCAGCTTCCTTCCCTTCGCGAACGTAACGATATTATTGAAATCGCCCAGCATCTGCTGA
- a CDS encoding carbon starvation CstA family protein, with protein MKHLKSILLWGLISLIGAAGFAVLALNRGESINAIWLIVTAVSVYFVAYRFYSRFLARKVLALDDNRKTPAELNNDGKDFVPTNKWVLFGHHFAAIAGAGPLVGPILAAQMGYLPSTLWIIVGVVLAGAVQDMIILFASTRRNGKSLGEMIKEEIGPVTGFVAMIGILGIMVILLAVLALVVVKALVGSPWGMFTIAATIPIAIFMGIYMRYIRPGQIVEGSVIGFVLLLLSLFGGQYVAQNPALAQMFTFKGETIALMMIAYGFIASVLPVWFLLAPRDYLSTFLKIGTIVGLAFGILIVAPNLEMPAVTKFVDGTGPVFAGNLFPFLFITIACGAVSGFHALVSSGTTPKMLERESHIRPIGYGAMLMESFVAVMALVAASVLTPGAYFAINSPAAVIGTDVMHAAQTVSSWGFTITPDQLDALAKDVGETSILSRTGGAPTLAIGMAHILSNVVGGKMMMAFWYHFAILFEALFILTTIDAGTRVARFMIQDILGHIYKPLGKTESIPANIFATALGVAGWGYFLYQGVIDPLGGINTLWPLFGIANQMLAGIALLLGTTILFKMGKKAYAWVTLVPTTWLLVVTMTAGYQKLFHENIKIGFLSHAQKVQEAMAAGKLLAPAKSMDQMRQIITNDYVDAALTAVFMTVVLFVLVSSIRIWLKILNNQKLELRESPYVAREKGAGPSAA; from the coding sequence ATGAAACATCTCAAATCCATCTTGCTGTGGGGACTCATCTCGCTTATCGGCGCCGCGGGATTTGCCGTGCTTGCGTTGAATCGCGGGGAGTCCATCAATGCCATCTGGCTGATTGTCACCGCAGTTTCCGTTTATTTTGTCGCTTATCGTTTCTATAGCCGATTTCTTGCCCGCAAGGTGTTGGCGCTGGATGATAACCGCAAAACTCCCGCAGAACTGAATAATGACGGCAAAGATTTTGTTCCGACGAATAAATGGGTGCTGTTCGGACACCATTTTGCCGCGATCGCGGGAGCGGGCCCGCTGGTCGGTCCGATTCTGGCCGCGCAAATGGGTTATCTTCCAAGCACCCTCTGGATCATCGTCGGGGTTGTTTTGGCCGGCGCCGTCCAGGATATGATCATCCTGTTCGCTTCCACCCGGCGCAACGGGAAATCGCTCGGAGAAATGATCAAGGAAGAGATCGGTCCGGTCACCGGCTTTGTCGCCATGATCGGGATTCTGGGCATCATGGTTATTCTGTTGGCCGTGCTTGCATTGGTCGTTGTAAAGGCGCTCGTCGGCAGCCCGTGGGGGATGTTCACCATCGCTGCAACGATTCCGATTGCCATCTTCATGGGAATTTACATGCGGTATATCCGCCCGGGGCAAATCGTTGAAGGCTCGGTGATCGGTTTCGTGCTGCTGCTGTTGTCGCTCTTCGGAGGACAGTATGTTGCGCAGAATCCGGCTCTTGCGCAGATGTTCACCTTCAAAGGCGAGACGATTGCGCTGATGATGATCGCTTACGGTTTCATCGCTTCCGTCCTGCCGGTATGGTTCCTGCTCGCGCCGCGGGATTACTTGAGCACCTTCTTGAAAATCGGCACCATCGTCGGTCTGGCCTTCGGCATCCTGATCGTCGCGCCGAATCTGGAAATGCCTGCCGTTACCAAGTTTGTTGACGGTACAGGACCCGTATTCGCAGGCAACCTGTTCCCGTTCCTGTTCATCACGATCGCTTGCGGCGCGGTATCGGGATTTCACGCGTTGGTTTCGTCGGGAACCACACCCAAAATGCTTGAGCGTGAATCTCACATCCGTCCGATCGGTTACGGCGCCATGCTGATGGAGTCATTCGTTGCGGTTATGGCTCTGGTTGCCGCCAGCGTGCTTACCCCGGGCGCATACTTCGCCATCAACAGTCCGGCAGCGGTAATTGGCACAGATGTAATGCATGCGGCTCAGACTGTGTCTTCTTGGGGCTTTACAATTACTCCGGATCAACTGGATGCTTTGGCCAAGGACGTTGGGGAAACCAGCATCCTGTCCCGTACGGGCGGAGCGCCGACGCTTGCGATCGGTATGGCGCACATTTTGTCCAATGTCGTTGGAGGCAAAATGATGATGGCGTTCTGGTACCATTTTGCCATCTTGTTTGAAGCGCTGTTTATTCTAACCACCATCGACGCGGGAACGAGGGTCGCGCGCTTCATGATCCAGGATATTCTCGGCCATATCTATAAACCGTTAGGCAAGACGGAATCCATTCCTGCGAACATTTTCGCTACTGCATTAGGTGTTGCAGGTTGGGGATACTTCCTGTATCAAGGCGTAATCGATCCGCTCGGTGGCATCAACACCTTATGGCCGTTGTTCGGTATCGCGAATCAAATGCTGGCCGGCATTGCCCTGCTGTTGGGAACCACGATTCTTTTCAAAATGGGCAAAAAAGCCTATGCATGGGTCACACTGGTGCCGACCACCTGGCTTTTGGTGGTGACCATGACTGCGGGCTATCAGAAGCTGTTCCATGAAAATATCAAGATCGGATTCCTCTCGCACGCTCAAAAAGTTCAGGAAGCCATGGCGGCCGGAAAGCTTCTTGCGCCCGCGAAATCGATGGATCAAATGAGGCAGATTATCACGAATGATTATGTCGATGCCGCGTTGACCGCCGTGTTCATGACAGTTGTTCTGTTCGTGTTGGTTTCCTCAATAAGGATTTGGCTGAAAATCTTGAACAACCAAAAGCTCGAGCTGCGCGAATCGCCTTACGTCGCGAGAGAAAAAGGGGCTGGTCCGAGTGCTGCGTAA
- a CDS encoding YbdD/YjiX family protein encodes MLRKLTNLLRYRKQFLDLLVGVPNYERYVEHMEKHHPGETVKSRKQFFCEAQEARYDGKGGKVSRCC; translated from the coding sequence GTGCTGCGTAAATTGACAAACCTGCTGCGCTACCGCAAGCAGTTTCTGGATCTGTTGGTCGGCGTGCCGAATTATGAACGGTATGTGGAGCACATGGAAAAGCATCATCCGGGAGAGACGGTCAAGTCCAGAAAACAATTTTTCTGCGAAGCGCAGGAAGCCCGGTACGACGGCAAGGGCGGCAAGGTATCCCGCTGCTGCTGA
- the iolC gene encoding 5-dehydro-2-deoxygluconokinase, producing MTYINFPPGRNFDFAAIGRLCIDLNANEINRPMEETRTFTKYVGGSPANIAIGMSRLGMKTTFIGKIANDQMGRFIHRYLTDNRIDTGNVVTDRTGAVTGLAFTEIMSPAECSILMYRDNVADLKLLPSEINEELISRTKMLLISGTALAKSPSREAVLQSLNYAKKHGTVIAFDLDYRPYTWTSSEETAVYYNLAAEKCDIILGTREEFDMMERFEHNPERSDQVTAAKWFNHCAKIVIIKHGKEGSIAYTKDGASHQAKSFPAKVVKTFGAGDSYAAGFLYGLIQGWTLEKSMEFGSAAASIVISSHSCSDAMPTSDQIKEYIGRCERGEIVV from the coding sequence ATGACCTACATCAACTTTCCGCCCGGCAGGAACTTTGATTTCGCGGCAATCGGCAGGCTTTGCATTGATTTGAATGCCAACGAGATCAACCGTCCCATGGAAGAAACCAGAACCTTCACGAAATACGTAGGCGGCTCTCCCGCCAATATTGCAATTGGGATGTCTCGCCTGGGTATGAAGACAACGTTCATCGGCAAGATTGCGAACGATCAGATGGGACGTTTCATTCATCGCTACTTAACAGACAATCGGATCGACACCGGAAATGTGGTTACGGATCGGACTGGTGCCGTCACGGGGCTTGCCTTCACGGAAATCATGAGTCCGGCCGAGTGCAGCATTCTGATGTACCGCGACAATGTCGCCGACTTAAAGCTCTTGCCGAGCGAAATAAACGAGGAACTCATCTCACGGACGAAGATGCTTCTGATCTCCGGAACTGCATTGGCGAAAAGTCCTTCCAGGGAAGCGGTGTTGCAGTCGTTGAATTATGCCAAGAAGCATGGTACCGTCATTGCATTCGATCTCGATTACCGTCCTTATACGTGGACTTCTTCCGAAGAAACCGCCGTTTATTACAATTTGGCCGCTGAAAAATGCGATATAATTCTGGGCACCAGAGAAGAGTTTGATATGATGGAGCGCTTCGAGCATAATCCGGAGCGCAGCGATCAAGTAACCGCCGCCAAGTGGTTCAACCACTGCGCCAAGATTGTCATCATCAAACACGGAAAAGAAGGATCGATTGCTTACACGAAAGACGGAGCCAGCCACCAGGCCAAGTCTTTTCCGGCCAAAGTCGTCAAGACTTTCGGCGCCGGAGATTCATATGCGGCAGGTTTTTTGTACGGTTTGATTCAGGGTTGGACCCTGGAGAAAAGCATGGAATTCGGAAGTGCCGCGGCCAGTATCGTCATTTCCAGCCACAGTTGCTCCGATGCCATGCCGACATCGGATCAAATCAAAGAATATATCGGACGCTGCGAACGCGGCGAAATTGTCGTGTAA
- the iolE gene encoding myo-inosose-2 dehydratase: MPNFPFKIGAHPINWVGEDVKEHGADTTFEQIVNDMQRLGLQGTEMGRKYPGDIQVLKRELSARNLQIVSQWKSVLFSDPAYREEELEAYRAHANFLKEMGATVISTCEVGGSLHFDPRRTPYEKEVQRLDQAGWKSLAEGLNAAGAIARKHGLKLTYHHHGGTVVERPNEIDRLMELTDPDLVYLLFDTGHAYYGGAEPLSVLRKHYDRIAYVHLKDVRIAIMEQARAEKADFITCIRKGVFTLPGTGDLDFQPIIEELTARGYSGWTMLEGEQDPAVYPAYEFASKALAYLESLISMKAG; the protein is encoded by the coding sequence ATGCCTAATTTTCCGTTTAAGATAGGTGCTCACCCTATTAATTGGGTCGGCGAAGACGTGAAGGAGCACGGCGCTGACACGACGTTCGAGCAGATTGTTAATGACATGCAGCGGCTTGGGTTGCAGGGAACCGAGATGGGAAGGAAATATCCGGGAGACATTCAAGTGCTCAAGCGTGAACTGTCGGCTAGAAACCTGCAGATTGTCTCTCAGTGGAAGTCGGTGTTGTTCTCGGATCCGGCCTATCGGGAAGAAGAGTTGGAAGCATACCGTGCACACGCCAATTTTCTGAAGGAAATGGGCGCCACTGTTATCAGCACCTGCGAGGTTGGAGGCTCCTTGCATTTCGATCCGCGACGCACTCCTTACGAGAAAGAGGTTCAGCGGCTGGATCAAGCGGGCTGGAAGAGCTTGGCGGAGGGGCTGAATGCTGCCGGCGCAATTGCCCGGAAACACGGCTTGAAGCTAACGTATCATCATCACGGGGGGACGGTCGTGGAGCGGCCGAATGAGATTGATCGGCTGATGGAATTGACCGATCCGGATCTGGTCTATCTTTTGTTTGATACCGGCCATGCCTATTACGGAGGGGCGGAACCGCTGAGCGTATTACGCAAGCATTACGATCGCATCGCCTATGTGCATTTGAAGGACGTTCGCATCGCTATCATGGAACAAGCGAGAGCAGAGAAGGCCGACTTCATCACTTGTATCCGCAAAGGCGTATTCACCTTACCGGGGACGGGTGATCTCGATTTTCAACCAATCATCGAAGAGTTGACGGCTCGAGGCTACAGCGGATGGACGATGCTGGAGGGCGAGCAGGATCCTGCGGTATATCCGGCCTATGAGTTTGCAAGCAAAGCGTTGGCTTATCTTGAGTCTTTAATATCTATGAAAGCGGGGTAA
- the iolB gene encoding 5-deoxy-glucuronate isomerase — translation MSKLIITPDSSASADGKLISITPESAGWTYVGYDMIKLHEGQSFRSETGDREVCLVLLSGVADVSTASEQWNAIGRRMNVFEQTPPYSVYVPNGDFYKVVARTSLELAVCSAPGRGGHTARLIAPEQVGVEMRGYGNIERRIHNILPEQEPADSLLVVEVYTPNGHWSSYPPHKHDRDALPEESFLEETYYFRVKPRQGFAIQRVYTADRSLDETLVVGDGEAVLVPRGYHPVSAPPGYDVYYLNVMAGPHRTWKFCNDPDHHWIMTENSKE, via the coding sequence TTGTCTAAATTGATCATTACTCCTGATTCCTCTGCGTCTGCGGACGGCAAGCTGATCTCCATCACGCCGGAGTCCGCAGGTTGGACATACGTTGGATATGATATGATCAAACTGCATGAAGGGCAGTCTTTTCGAAGTGAAACGGGGGACCGGGAAGTATGTCTCGTTCTGCTCAGCGGGGTGGCGGATGTCTCTACCGCGAGTGAGCAATGGAATGCAATCGGTCGAAGAATGAACGTATTCGAGCAAACGCCGCCGTACTCCGTGTATGTGCCGAATGGGGATTTTTATAAGGTTGTAGCGCGGACTTCGTTGGAACTTGCGGTTTGCTCCGCTCCGGGTCGAGGGGGCCATACGGCTCGCCTCATTGCGCCGGAGCAGGTTGGAGTGGAGATGCGTGGCTACGGCAATATCGAACGCCGTATTCACAACATCTTACCGGAGCAAGAGCCGGCCGACAGTCTGCTTGTGGTAGAAGTATACACGCCGAACGGGCATTGGTCGAGCTATCCTCCGCACAAGCATGACAGGGACGCCTTGCCGGAAGAATCGTTTCTGGAAGAGACATATTACTTTCGGGTGAAACCTAGGCAGGGCTTTGCGATCCAGCGGGTCTATACAGCCGATCGCTCGCTCGACGAGACACTCGTCGTGGGAGATGGGGAGGCGGTGCTGGTACCGCGGGGTTATCATCCTGTGTCCGCACCTCCAGGATACGACGTGTATTATTTAAACGTGATGGCCGGTCCTCACCGCACTTGGAAATTCTGCAACGATCCGGATCATCATTGGATCATGACGGAAAATTCGAAGGAATAA